atatatatatactgcAGCCAAAGATGATTCATAGAACCAACTAGAAGcaataaaagaagaatgaaaCTATTTACTGTAATTATTGTTTTAGTCTCGATCAATTTAGTTAATGCATTATCGTTCAACGGCTCGGATATTTTAGCGAATGACAATCATGGAGGAAAAAATATGAGCAACAACTCAAACCCTCATGTTGATTTCTATTCCATTAAAGCTAGTGGTATTAGGGCAACATTCATGCCTTACGGTGCTAGGTTAACACATTTATTAGTAAAAGATAGAGATGGTAACCCACAGGATGTAGTTGTGGGGTATGACAAAGGAGACGCATATATCAATGATACTGATACGGTTCATTCTTACTTTGGTGCAGTTGTAGGACGATACGCAAATCGTATCAAGAAAGGTACGTTTGAAATTGACGATGAAACATACCATGTTCCTAGGAATGAAAATAACGGAACTAACACGCTTCATGGTGGAACTGTTGGATATGATCAACGCAACTGGACTGTTACATCATATAATGAATCTAGCATTACATTTATGCTTGAAGATAATGGATATGAAGGCTTCCCAGGTAGCGTTATCACTTATGCGACTTATGCAGTGAAGACTAGAGACAGGCGGCCAATATTGACTACTAGGCTAGTGAGCATTCCTTTGGATGGTGCTACCCCAATTCTGCTTTCGAACCACATATACTGGAGTTTAAACGCTTTTACCGATGCTCGAAATCCTACAGTTTTAAATGATACTTTGTCGCTTCCATATTCAAACAGATACATTGAAACCGATAAATTTTTGGTTCCGACGGGTGACATTAACCTTGTTCAAGATAAAGCTGGAACAGATTTCATTGAAGCCATTGAATTAGGAACTAACATTAAGCAAGCAGTAGGGGGTTGTGGTCCAAAATGCACTGGCCTCGATACTGCATTTATTTTGGATCGTCCAAGGTATTCAGGTCCCGAGTCAACAGACTTGGTCCTTCTTACTTtacaatcaaataaaacGGGGATTAAAATGGAGTTAAAAACAAACCAACAGTCTTTACAGATATACAGTTGCGACGGACAAGATGGTACAATTCCAGTCAAGAAAAGCCAACAACATGGAAATGATACAACATATTTAGAACAGTATGGATGTGTTGTGATTGAGCCACAACAATGGATTGATGGTATTAATAACCCACAATGGGCACAGAATGAATTTCAAGTATATGGTGTTGACACCCAACCAGCAGTTAATTTTGCTCTGTATGAATTCAGTTCTTTTGAATAGAAcaatgaatatttttaatatcagATTTCTGGGTTACTCTGATATTCAACCTTCTGGGATGTCTGATCAATATAACTGAAATAGAATTTTGACATATAGTAATCTTTCTAAACATAAATGAGGTACtagaaattcaaaaattcaaaataagGAATATCTATTTCGTTAACcattataaaatatattcttttttatttactttTTGTTTACGTTAACAATTACATTAGAACTAATATTTGTAGCTTTCACGATTAAGTTTTCAAGAGACTGGATTACCTGTTGTGAATACATTTGATAAGTATAAAAGGAATCAATTAGAGTATTGTAAAAATCCTTTTAACTAATACATGTTTTTCAACCCATTTTCGTTGTACGGAAATAAAGCTCAATTAGGGAACTGATAAACGTTTATAGATGCCTTCTTATACATATTTGACCGACAATAAAGGTATAATGGACGCGCGAGACAAATGCCGCAAATTTCCATTTATGGGAATTCTACTTGGCATTGCGTTGTAGAAATGCACATTTAACTTCATCCTAAACATATTAGACGGATAATCAGGACATATAGCTTGTGACATGAACTCTTAAAAACTTTTCAGCCAATCTATTAATTggctatatatatatatttcaatttttaaagTACTACAAAGGCTCACgcaagaaatattattcaagagCAAATATCTCCCTGCTTATGTTCAAGTTTTCATGGACTCAAATACCCGGTTAAAGAACGACAATTCTATAATAGAGTATCAATACGTTATAATCATTTTGTCAGCGTTAGAAAATCTCACTTTTCCaaacttcatttttattattgtgTAATACTCTGTAGTAATCTCAATATTGGCAGAAAAGCGCTGTTGATATTCAGTCTTATCATTTTACgctaatattgatatttgaGCGCTATCCTAAGAGTCCGACATTCTATCTATTCTTTTTATACGAGTTATCTCTACAGTTGGTTTACTATTCACTTTTTATTACGAATAttaattcatatataatttaaaatatctgAGTTAACAGTAGTAATTTCTTTTGCTTTTATCTAGCATACTTCAAGATATGGTTATTGTAAATAACTAACACATCAATAGGTCAGAATCTATAACAAAGAAGCAAAAATAGCAGCAATTGCTAAAGTCCAACTACCGGCAACTAAACTACCCATGCCTTCAGCATACGTTTCGATAGCTGCAACAGTTTGGTTTTGAGAAGTTGGGTAAACAGTAGAGTGTGCAATAGTTTTGTCACTTTGTGTAACAGATGCAGAGTTGGTGATTGTGTTTTGGGCAGTACTTTCAGTAGTCAATGGACAATAGGTAGTATAGACGGTGTCAAATTCAGTTACAACAGTAAGACCAGTAGTTACGGTCGCAAAATCACACTTGTTATCTTGACAGGAGGTAACGGTAATCACAGTTGTAGCAACATCTGATACTGTTTCAGTGCTTGGGGTATTGTCTAATGGGCAGTAAGTGGTGTATGAAGTAGAGCCTTCAGTAACAACAGTAACACCAGTCTCGATTGGAACCTTTGAACAATGGTTATCAGAACAGCTTGTAACGGTGATTATAGTTGTTTGAATACCAGTTACAGTAGCTGTAGTTCCTTCATCAGAAGAAACTAAACCTGATGTAACAGAACCATTCGAGTAATGTGGTAAAGTTGAAACAAGACTCAGAGCACTTGAGGCACCAGTAATCTCATTAGAAGAAGTTGCACTTGCTGTCATATCATTTGAGGTAGAAGAAGAGCTTGATTGCGTTGTCAGAGACGAAGCAACACTACTTGAACTGGATGCACTACATTCTTCAGAATTTAAAATGCTTGCCACTTGTTCAATATAGTTAACATCATTAGCGTTAACGTTAGTAAATGCAGAGGATGCATCCCATAAGGAGATTCCACCTAGAGCTTGATCacatttaatttcatcaatagtCTTGGCAACGGTAGCGGCATCAACATATCCATTTCCAGAGGCAGGAGCACCTGGTAATccaacaaataatttaatgtCGTCATTTGGAGCAGACTTTGCAAAATCAGACCATGTATTCCAGTTGAATTCTGATTGGTCTAAAGAACAATAGTTATTGTAAAACTGAATAAATGCAAAATCAAGGTTAGCGTTGCTTAATAAGTCACCGACTGATTGATCAGGATAAGGACATTGAGGAGAAGCAGATAAATAATATGACTTTGATGAATCTTGGTCAAATAAGGTTCTTAATTCATTGGCTAAAGCGACATATCCAACTTGattattgttttcaatatcaaaatcaaaaccatcaacaacagcatCATCGAAAGGTCTTTCATCAGCGCTGGTACCTGCACCAAACTTGTTCCATAATGTGGAAGCAAAGTCTACTGCCTCGGCGTCTGATGTGAAACCATAGTTTCCAATACCACCGCCTAACGATAATAAGACAGTCTTACCGGCAGCTTGACAAGTCTTGATGTCTTCACCAATTGCTGAGCAATGTAAAACACCATCTTCGAAAGTCATACCACATTGGTTAGCGAAATTTAAGTTGAAATCATTTGGAAAGTTGTTTAAAAAAGATAATAAGACAATGTCGACAGAATCTGATTCACAGTAGGTGCTCAATCTGTCCTGCGAACCTCCCGAATTCTGACCCCAATAAACGGCAACATTATTGCTGGAGCCAACTTCTAAAGCTGAAACAATTTTGattaacaaaattaattgTGATACAATAAGAGATACAAACATTATTCTAGGGTATGTAACGAATGACTAAGGTTAAGTGAAAATATCTCTATGCTTATTGAGGCTTATTGAATAGAAAATCGGATTTtggattttatttatacaGAGTTTTCTCGTAAGTCATGTAACTTGGTCggtattttcaaaaaaaaaaacacCTTATGCACGTATCTCCAAGTGTAATTTTCGTAAACAAAGCGCGTTTtgttaaataatatttgttgATCGGCGTATCGGTCCTTAATAAATAGGTATATATCAATGAAGGGAACCAAAGCAGGTCAACCCGCTTGAAGATGATTTCCAACTTAAGATGCCTATGTTTTGGCAAGGGTTAGGTGAAGTATTCTGATAATTCTATCCAAGTCAAAAAGTTGTAAGCACAGGCGAATTTTTTTAATCAACAATCGCGCTTAACATACATAAACTTGCGTTTGATGCCCTACGAAGTCGCATCACTCgaacaaaagaaaatccCTCAAAATTCCTTACTTAATTGTCATTGGATACGTTAAATTTGgttcaatattattgtcTGACTCGTGTTTGAATGGAGTAAACATGGTACTCTAATTGGATCTTGTATGCTATGTACAGGTAAAATGTTTGATATTACAGATAACTCTAAATTTAGTTGAAATTCGAAACGAAGTGATTTCAAATTGCGAAGGGAATTGCGGACGGAAAAAAGGCCACTATCAAGAACAGTATTTAATTCAGTTATGCagtaatatttttgtttatcttCTACCTCATAATTATACACTAtggaaattttaaaaaaatgTGTCATTCAACCTAACTAGCTATTATAAATGTCATTAATCGTACTACTTATAGAGTCCTAATTCTaacaatttattaccaATCATCAAAAAGTAGTAATCAGCATAGACCAATCCATGATCAGCTATTCTACATTCTTCAGGACAGTTTGGATGATGAACGTTGAGCTGTTTACGATTGTGTCAGTGCTACCAAGTTCAACTGTTCCATCATCCTTTGACACTGCTTCATCATTGAATGCGAGTTTAAGACAATCGTTCACTAGCTCCAAAAGtaatatccaaatattctttttccTTAGTGTATTCGTATATTTTAAGCATTCCAAAAGTCTGTCATAGCAAATGATACATCTCTAATATGCTTATCAGGTGCATGGAAATCCCATGGTGGAACACCGTCCATTGGTAATTGAGACAAATAGTACTCAgttatattttgcaacGTCTAAAAACTTTTGGTTCTTCATGAAGAAATAAGTTTCAACATAACCTAATATTCCCCAAGCCTGACCTCTTGCCCAAGATGATCATCAGCGTATCCTTGTTCTGTATTTTTGGATGTAGGCTCTCCCGTTTCTCCCCCATGCACCACAACATGATACGACGACCAATCCTCTCTAAAATGGTTTTTTAATGTGGTTTCAGCGTGTGTTGTAGCGATTGTAGATCAAGTATGCACCTatatacaataaatataaattgcacacatattatcaatgataacgataaaaTCTTTTCCATATGATGAGAGTCTCATACCATTGAAATCATCCAACTTCTAATTCAACCAGTCTTCTCATCGAATCTGCTAGCAAGTGAACTTGCTGCAGTGATGATCTTCAGACACCTTTCTTTGGGTGCGTACGTATTCTTTTTTAAAATCCGGTATGATCATAAAATCCAAAAAATGGCTGTTTTGCTTTAGCAACTAAAGGCTCGGACCACCACCTGGCAacatattataatttaagCGGACTGACGTTTTTTGAAGGGAAGTAATTCggatatttttcatttatttctaaCAAGGCATAAAGTGATCCCGGGAAAACCCCAGAGGTCCAATAATCTGCATCCGTTGTTGAATATCTACTGCCTTTCGACTAATCAGGGAATTCAGTTGGTGCCTCTGGCTCATCCAAAGCAGGATAAGCATCACCCCAAATTTTTGCAACAGTAGTGTCCCCATATAATTTATCCTTGATTGCATCAAAGTAAGCTTGTCTTGCCATTTTTCGCAATTGTACATGTTTGTCATATTCATAGTTTTAAACGCTAGAAATCATCGacttaaataaaatttcatgaCTAGAGGTCTACTCTGTGGATACCCCACCATACTGGCGCTTACAAGATCAAGTTATGTGATGAAATGCGGTACATTTCTCATCTAAGAAAGACCATTCCAAGTTTGAGAATGAAATTCTATCTTGGTGGGGGGAAGTATTAATGAAGGAATGTTTCGGACTAATCAGTTGAGTATGGTTTTGGTATTTCATGATCACTTGTATTGATTTGACCGTAATTTGTCTATTTGTAATATGAGCATAATGTTTTGACATTTGAGTAATGAAACAGAAATGATAAAAGCTATTATGTATTTATCTTCACGAATATATCTATTCAATATCTAAgtgaattaatttaaagCTATAAATACTGAATACTTGGCGATTAATCAGTCTCCTggaatttctttatcattttAGCCATGAGTTCGTCATTATTACTGGGAATGTTACATGTAACTCTCTCAGCACCAGACTTCAGTACGTCTAATTCTTTCTCACTTGGAACATTTACACTCTCCAAAAATTTATCCCTATTATATTCGCCTTTAGGTTGGGCATAAACGGCACAAGCAAATTTAGCAGTTGACTTAGCTGGGATACGACCTTTTAATTGGGGTACGATAACTTTAGACGAAATTAAATTACTATTTGGTTCTGCCTTGCAAACTCTCGCTTTTCTGTCTTCCATTAAGTTAAGAATTAAAGTAATATCTTTAGAAGTTTCGATCTCAGCAATGGCCTTAGGATCAGCAGttatgtatttattaacaTTTTCATCATGCATGACATTAGCTGCGAACCCCCCTTCCAGTGATACCACATCTTCTGAACTATTATTGTCAACGCGGTGTACTCTAATATGGTAATTTCCTCGTTGAAGAATCCATGTTTTGACTTCTATATCCTCTGCACCAGCCGGTGACCACTCTGAGTACAATCCATCTCTGAAAATCcatgatttatttgattctcTAAAAAAGAAATCTCTATCATTATAACTGAAGCCAATCATATTATCAAGAGAAGCTGAactgaaatttttcaaattattttcaacattaaAACCGTATCTAGAGCTGTAAGCAAACTTACTATATTTTTCAGCGTGATGTCTAATAAATCCCAGATATGGCCCACTAGTTAATGAGACAGTATTTCCTTTATTATGTGAAATTAACATTCCAGGAACCTTAAGGTTTACGTCTTCTAACAATAGTGGTTCCTCCTTTGATGTCCAAAATGGATGAGACTCGGGTAATATTAGCGATGCAAATGCTTTAAGAGACCAATATGGAGACTGTGGAGAGTTATAGTTTTCACACATAAACTGATTAGGGTAGCTGAATCCAACAGACAAGATATTAGTCTTGAAGTATGAGACTGGTTGCTTCGACCACCAACGCAAATGTCTCAAGTACACTCCTTTCAACACGCCCCAAGGAATGACAGGGGTTTCATCAGCTCTAATAACACATGACAACATACCCCAGAATCCATCAACGGCAAATCTATAAGTGCATGATCTACCGAATGGAATACAGGCTCCATCATCACTGAACCaatgaataaattgtttagcaaataataatgctctacttttatatttattgctTCTTTCTGGATCTCTATCTTTCATGGCGagataataaatcatgCCATAAAAATGTAAAGCGAATGGATTGTAGTAATCAATCCTATTATTGCCACCATCACCATACCATCCTTCATCAATATACATGGTATCTATATCAGCCATGTAGGCTTCCGTAAGAGATTTATCATATGTAACACCAACCTTGTCTAACCCCAAATCAATCATTATCCTGAAGAATTTCCAATTACAATGAGGAAATTCATTTTCCCTTGCTTTGAGCAAAAATTTGGACAAATTGTCTTTGGCTTCATCCAGTAAAGGATTCCAAATATGTTCTGGAACAAAACATAAGGCAAATCCAATAGCAGCCAATTCAACTAAATGCTGATCATAATCTTGAACATCCCCCCAGTATTCTGGTTTACTTGGATCTGTACCATTGGATAAACCTGTTCTAAATAAATCCCAATGCCTGAATTCGCCCCCTCCGTATACGAAGGGTACAATTCCCCATAATGGTCTTGCAAACCCTTCTAATTCAGCCGCTTCCATGCTAAACACGGCAGAAGTATCTGCCAAACTAACTCTTGCACCATCATCGGTGAAGGCGGGAATCAATGGTTCCAATTGCTGATGTAAAGCTTCAATCACATCCTTTCTTGATTCAAGTGGATTCGTTGACCACGCGTTAAAATGAGGTGATTGCCTGTTCATGCTTAATACAATGAACGATctttatttgtattataaaGACAGACTTTTTGAAATCGtagaaattaatttagTTTTATAGTTTTTCATTTACAGTGGGGGTTATGTATATTAGTACCCCATCAGAAATTCAACTGGGGAAACAAACATATTAGTGGGGGATATGGAAAGTCTAAAACAAGAATCTTGCTACATCAGCTCAACAAGTAAATACCTTTGAACTTCCCGTCTGCTTGAGAAGATTGGCTATTAGCGATTTCTATATTTCCAATCTCAGAAGAATTAGGTATGCTCTGGAATCGAATTCGGCTTTCTTTTTCGTTTAAATCTAGCAGTTGTTTTGCAACTAATTTTAGCAACGCTGCAGTTGATACAACAATCATCAGAACCATAACACCCTTTTTTCAAAACCCGACATCTATAACATACTTGTGTACGCTTTGTCATGACATATAGAGCATATGTCAATCTTACAGTAGCAATATGGCTTTTCGAGGATATCACACTTCTGGTAGAAACACATTTGCTCGTATCCACTAGTTAGAACTTGAGAAAGATATTATGGAATACTTCTATAATATCATCTTTACGACTCGAAAATGAAACATAATGTTGCTGCTCTTCAAATTGGGGCATCTCCTTTAGGGACTAAAGCTACAATGGAAAAAATTATGAGTTATGAATCACgaatcaaagaattaaatgTGCAACTAGTCGTTATGCCAGAAGCGACCATAGGGGGATACCCAAAGGGCTCGACATTTGGCACGTATTTAGGTTATCGTACTCAATCGGGACGAGAAGAATTTGCTAAATATCACAGAAGTGCTATTTCGCTTCCAGGTCCTGAAACAGAAGCTTTGCTGGATTTTAGTAAGCGGACAGGTGCTACCCTTGTTATTGGAGTCATAGAAAAGGATGGAGCAACATTATATTGCACTATGATATACATTGATCCGGAGGTAGGATATATTGGGAAACATAGAAAATTAATGCCTACAGCTTCTGAGAGATTGGTATGGGGCCAGGGTGATGGCTCTGGTCTAATTACACCGGATAATAAACACCTTGGTAAACTAGGTGGCGCTATTTGCTGGGAAAACTATATGCCATTATACCGTGCAACCATGTATGCCAAAGGGATAAATGTTTATTGTGCCCCGACTGTGGACGACCGTGATATTTGGAAATCATTAATGAGAACTATCGGTACTGAAGGAAGATTGTTTGTTATATCTGCAGTCCAATTCTTACCAACCCCTGAAGAATGTGGTTTAGATTTGCCGGAATGGGAAAAGGGCAAAAATTGCATCAATGGCGGCTCTGTCATCGTCAATCCATATGGTGATATTATTGCTGGGCCCCTTACGGGGGAAGAGGGCTTGTTGACAGCAGAGATAGATTTAGACATGATTGTGGAAGCACGATATGATCTCGACGTCACAGGTCATTACGCCCGTaatgatatattcaaattaacTGTGGATGAGAGACCAAAGGATGGCGTTTCGTTCATTAACTAAGTTCATGTTGTGCCAATGTGTTTCCTAAACTATTCTGCCATAGTCTATAGGTGGGCATAGTATAAAACCTCATGTATTGAACTAGTTTATAGTATATACATGAAATTAGTTTTCTCTATAAGTAAGCAATCTACTAATTGCAGCAATTTTCCAAATGCTAAATTTTTCTGATGTTAAAGCATAATTAACCGTTCTCATATATTACGGAAATGTACCACTTATTATTACAAATGTTTATTAATAGATCTAGCGTCTTGCTTGTGCTAAAAATGAATCAGTCCACAGCTTATCTGATTACATACTATACTTGTGACCCACCTTTGTGACCTTTACAATTAACGACATAATGGTAAAATCTTACGAAATTTGGTGATTACGTACATTAGTAAATCTGACAAATCCGACCGATTTGCGAATTGGTAAAATTGTAATCAATATTTAGTCAGACGCAGTCTTGCAAAAGGAAGCACTGTGGCACAAGAAATATGCCAAaaaaagtataaatatGAGTCCTAATACTACAAGAATATGGGGTTTTATTATTCCACCATAGTTAATACTACAACTACTCTTTAATTAAACTCAGAATATAACTAAGATGACCAAGCCAACCGTTGCTATTATTGGTACCTCAGGAGCTTTAGGTAAGCCTACATTAGATGCTTTTGAAAGTTCAATTTTTGCAGACAAATTTCAGTTTCCAATCAAAACATTATCGAGATCATCCAAACCTTCAactgataaaattgaatacatcCAAGGTTCCTTAGATGATGAAGGAACTGATAAGGTAGTTGAAGCATTCAAAGGAGTCGACGTCATTATCGAATTATCTGGCCCTCAAGTATACGGACCGGTCGAAACTTTGGTCAAACAAGTTAAGCCTAAGTTATTCATTCCCTCACAATTTGGAACAGAAATTGATAAGTCTGATAAAGTGTTTCCCGGATTTTTAGATATTAAGACAAAACATTCTAAAGCAGTTAGAGATGTGGGTATTAAAACTGTTGATGTTataacttcattatttgcttCTCCAGGAGCTTTCTTATATGAAATCGTGGGACAAGTGGGTATTGATCCAGAATCAAAGACTGTTACTTACAGGGGAGAACCAGATCTCAAGTTTTCCTTTACTCACGTTAATGATATTGGTAGATCGGTTGCAGCAATCGCGGCCATTGATCCTTCCAAATTGCCTGACAAAGTCAGAATCCAGTCGGGTTTAATCACGCCTAGTCAAGTTGTTGAAAGATATGAGAAGGATCATAATGTGAAGCTTACagttaaaaatgaatcGGCTGAAGAAGCTTTAAAGGCTGGTCAAGCCAAATATGCGCAGGGTTTCAATCCGGCCGATTTCTTATTCTATTTGAATGTTCTCCTTTCCCAAGGTGTTGATAATGGTTTAAGATTTTCTCAGAACGAGAACGAACTAGTTAATCCGGGAAATAATTCCTGGACTTGGgatcaatattaatattgtcATTCCTAGACCTAAGATACTTTATAGAATTTGTTTTGTTTTAGAATTTAAAGGAAATactaattaatatataattctatattCCTATCTATgtgatttttcaaagcCTTGATATGTGAATCGTTCAAAGATGAATACTTCTCTTCTTAACAGATCCATTGACTGCAGCAGATTGTGTATTTTCACGTAAATCTGATTCGTCATTCGACCCTAATTGTTTCTGTTTCTCTAGCCTTTGTTCTTGCTTatgattattttcaatccaataattaattcttctttgatGGCCCCTAAGAAAGTTATCAGTCCATgacttttcaaattttggTAACTTCCTCCAGGACCTTCTTCTCCTGCTAATTTACGCAAcgtttcaaaatattcttcaaaatgtGGATACAATGTAATAAACTTCTGTCCATTTCCTCTTACTGATTTTCTGTCCTCTTCCCATTTTATTTGTTCTTGGACAGATGGCAAACTGGCCCTTCCTGAATATACTCTCGCAACGGAAACAGCCTGCCATTCGAACGCCTTGAATGTTAAACCGGCTGCGATAGCACCAACAAATGATAAAGTTTCATCACCAATCTTAAAAATATGCTGATATAGGCCCTGAACTCTATTACCAGTAAGATCTAAATTAGGTAAGAACGGGTAACTGAAAGAAAACCCAGTTCCAAAGATAATACTGTCGACATCTGATACGGTCGTATCGTCATCAAAGTAAATTATAcctttttcattatcaatttttacGATTTCACCATGCTTTTCTACCAATGGATGGTCAAATGCAGCATTACCAAAATAAGTATGGGGTTGACTGGTTTTCTTTTgggaagaaattattttattgtcaGATATTTGTAGAATATCTTGAATAGCATCCATTGCGGAAACCGAGGCACCAACAACGATCGTTTTCTTATTTCTAAAATACTCCCTTGATCTATAAGCCTTAGTATGTATAACAGTATTTTTTGGATTATTATAGAACAGTTGTAAGCCAGGGATGTTAGGGACGTATGGCACGTCATAATGTCCAGTTGCCACTACAACTGCATCAAAGCTTTCGGTCCACACATAATCATATTTTTTACCAAACCGTCTTAAAGTTACTTCCCATTGATTAGTGGCTTCATTTTTGGAAACTAATTCGACAGAAGTATTAAACTCAACATGATCATCGTATCCTTTTCtcttatataaatcatgAAGCCAGCCTTTGATTACTGTATTATGTCTGAATGGAGTATCCTTCccatatttttcaacagAAATATTACTTCCTCCAACAGGGAATGGCTCTTCCGAAAATTCCATAGCATTCGCTTCAACATTTGATtctaaatatgaatatgtAGCAGTGTCAAGAAAT
The nucleotide sequence above comes from Debaryomyces hansenii CBS767 chromosome A complete sequence. Encoded proteins:
- a CDS encoding DEHA2D01034p (weakly similar to uniprot|P38866 Saccharomyces cerevisiae YHR176W FMO1 Flavin-containing monooxygenase), whose translation is MPVKSIAIIGGGPSGLITLDSLIREKLFDNIRLFERRNQAGGCWVYDDKPPEPLPEIQKLSNRTADEPVSVPETLPRYVPKSSKQRFLDTATYSYLESNVEANAMEFSEEPFPVGGSNISVEKYGKDTPFRHNTVIKGWLHDLYKRKGYDDHVEFNTSVELVSKNEATNQWEVTLRRFGKKYDYVWTESFDAVVVATGHYDVPYVPNIPGLQSFYNNPKNTVIHTKAYRSREYFRNKKTIVVGASVSAMDAIQDILQISDNKIISSQKKTSQPHTYFGNAAFDHPLVEKHGEIVKIDNEKGIIYFDDDTTVSDVDSIIFGTGFSFSYPFLPNLDLTGNRVQGLYQHIFKIGDETLSFVGAIAAGLTFKAFEWQAVSVARVYSGRASLPSVQEQIKWEEDRKSVRGNGQKFITLYPHFEEYFETLRKLAGEEGPGGSYQNLKSHGSITFLGAIKEELIIGLKIIISKNKG